The DNA region CCTTTTTCCATCATTCTTCCCGATAGGGCGGTTGAATGTTCGCATATATCCGACATACCTCCAAGGGTAAGTCTTGCGGGTGAACCACCGTCTTCAACGGATATGGATTTGCAGAAGAGATAGGTATCCTGAATGACCTTTTTACCCCCTGCATCGGGCAAGCCAAGTTCACTGAACTGTTTATCCGTAAGGGCGTTATACTCCTCAAGGGCTTTAAGCTGAGAAGCCGTATCCGTATCGCTTCGGAACACCTGCGAGGTATTGTAAGCACCCGGGTATATCATATACTCTTCCTGAAAGGCTTCCATATCCTTTATCAGCATACGCTGAAGTGAAGCGTTCATATATATGGGTATGGTACTCATCATGGCAGAGGCTATGATGAAGCCGATAAGCAGGCAGAATACCATCCATTTTGTATTTCGCATCTTGCGAAGCAGAAGTGTAAACATCAGGTCATTGCTCCTCGCTTTTTATTTAAGCACCAGTTCGTCGCCCTCTTCTATTCCCGATATTATCTCGGACTGAGAGCCTGTTGAAAGACCGACTTCTACGGGAACGGCAGTTTTTTCGCCGTCTTTCAGCACGTATACCACCTTTTCGCCGTCCACCTTTTTTATGAGGTTATTGGATATCACAATGGTATTTTCAGACCTGTCCAGCACGAGTATCACATCGGCAAGCTGACCCAGCGCATCGGGAGGGATATCGCCCTCAAAGCGGACATAGATGTAGTCCGATTCGTAGCTGATACCTGTCTTGTCCTCTTTGTCGTGGGAAGCTTTTACTTCCTCCTGATATTCTGCAAGGGCAGATGGGTTCATGAAAACAACGCCGTCGTAGTAATTCTCGTTTATACGTATCTGCACCTTTGTGTCAATATCGAATTTTGTCATATCCTCAGGCTTTACAGCTATATACAGCGCAGAGGTATCTATGACAGTGGCAACTGTCTGACCCGAACTTACGTTATCTCCCGCACGTACATCGGCAAGCTGAGATACTACACCGTCAATGGGAGAACGGAGAACAGAACCTTCTTTTTTAGCACGCAGTTTGTTAAGTTCACGCTCTATCAGCTGTACATCCACATATGCAGAATCTATCTGCGCCTGAGTACCGCCGCTTTCCCATATCATATCCACATTGAGTTTTGCCTTTTGCAGATACAGCTCCTTTTCAGCTATCTGGTCATCAAGGTCGGAGGTATCTATCTCGCATATGGGGTCGTCCTTTTTGACTTTATCTCCTGCACGGACATTGAATTCCAGTATAACTCCGCTTTGCTTTTCATAGCTGAGGTCGTACTTTCTTTCAGCGGTGACGGTACCTGTGCTGACTATCTTTTTCTCGATATCCTTGCGTTTGGCGGTCACGGTGGTATAGCTGACCTCGCTTGCCTTTACAGCGGGCGGAATGGCAGCTTCCTCCTCATCGGGAAGAAGATAGCAGCCCGATGTCATAAGAACCGCCGCCGCGCAGAAAAGTGCGGGCAATGTGCGGCAGAATATCCTTTTTATGTGTATAAGAGTATTCATGATATGTTCCTCCGAAAGACCCTGTATGTCATTTGCTATAAATAGTCGTTAAAACAATTGTTGCATACTACCTAATTATAACATTTTTCGGTATTTTTTGCTATGTGCAACAGGACAAAATTAAACTGATATTTTCAGCACTATGCACAAGGCTTTTATAGGATATTCGCATATCGAAAAAGATGAAACTATCCGCTGTCGGTGGGGTATATCGGCGTGGGATCTGTACGAACAGACCGTTCTTTATATGCGGACCATATAAGAAAATTAATCTCATAAATGTATTTACTTTTGCAAAGATGTGTGATATAATACACTTATCATAGGAAAAGCCGAATATGGCATGAAGGGATAATATAGCAAACGTTATATATTTCAGAACATTCAGCGCACACAGCCACAAAAAGCATAGTGTCTGCGAGCGCTGAATGAAGAGATCAATATGTCGTTTACTATAAAAATATGAAAGGAAAATTCGCATGAAAAATAAACTTGCACTCATACTTGCACTGACTATATGTGCATCAGCCTTTGCGGGCTGCGGCGGGGCTTCTTCGGGGGAGAGTTCAAAGGCGGCTGATAGTTCGGCTGAGGTCGCAGAAACTGCGGATAACAGTGGTGATACTATCGCGGAAGAAACAGCTTCGGAGAAGCTGTTGGCGGAGTACCCCGTAAATGACGGCGCTTACGACTTCAAACAGGGTGCCACTGAAAATATGCTGGCAAGGTCACTGCTGAACCGCGGGGATACCTCGCGGTTGGCGGCTAAGATACAGCGTGCGGTGGACGACCCGAAAGCTGTGACGAACATCTGCTACCTTGGAGATTCTATAACAGCGGGTTCCGGGGCTTCGGGTTCGGCAAAGCAGTACACAAACCTTATAACCGCATGGTGGGAGGAAAATCTCAGTCTTTATGTGCTGGGCACTAATGCGGGCATAGGTGCGACGGACTCCTACCTTGCGGTACACAGGGCGTACAGAGATGTTCCGCCTGAATCGGATATAGTATTTATCGAATTCATCAACGATCAGGACAGCGAGTTCTATCAGGCGACCATGGACAGCCTTGTAAGGTACTGTCTCGCACTGGAAAATCAGCCTGCGGTGATACTTATTGAACCATCTACAGAGGGCGGCGGTTCTCCGCAGAGTGCGCACCTTAAAGTCGCCGAGACTTATGATCTGCCCATGATATCATACCACGATGCAATAATACCCGAGATAGATGCGGGAAATTTTGCGTGGAAGGACACATCAAACGACAATGTACACCCCAACGATGCGGGTCATGCGGTGATGGCGCAGTGCGTGCTGAACCTCTTCGATCAGGTGAAAGACGGTCTTGAAAACGAAAGCAAGGAAGTCACCCCCTTTGATCCTGCGGCGGTGGAATCTCCTACGGGTGACAGGTTCGCAGGGGCGACTCTTGGTTCGGCGGACACTCCCGAGTTGGTAGAAGTTGTAGATGCGGGAACTTTCACCGAAAGTGCGCAGTTCGGGAATTTCAGCGGCGGCTGGGGTTCAACCACAGGCGGTTCGGCTGTTTTTAAGATAAAGTGTAAAGATCTGGGTATTCTTTATCACAAGAATATCAGCGGAACTTTCGGCAAGGTGGCAGTAAAGGTCGATGACAATGCGGCGGTCATCGTGGACGGTGATTTTCCCGGGGGCTGGGGAAATTATCCCAAGGCGGAGGAGATATTCTCTTCTGATGAAGCAGCGGAACACACTGTCAAGGTGGAGTTTATCAACGGCGACACTGCCCCGGATTTTGAAATACTGGGCTGGATGATAAGCTGACGTATGACTTTTCAACATAAAGCAAGCGGGGGACAGCTGTACTTTTAAAGTACGGCTGTCCCCTGCATTATTATATACCTGACCAAGTCTGTAGAATCAGCGGTCTATCTTCATGCTTTCGATAAGTCTGTCAAACATCTCTTTCAGACCTGTCTCCGCTTTCCAGCCCAGTGATTCAGCCTTGTCTGTTGCCAGATTCATCTTCACCTTAGGATTGTATCCCAGCTTTGTTACGTCCTCAACTATGTTGAAGACAAGCTTCGTGCCGCTTTCGGGATAATTCTCGATAAGCATTTCAGCCATGCCGCGTATGCTGATGAGGGTGTCCTTGTTGGCGATGTTGTAAGCCTGTGCAGTATCGCCTTTCAGCAGAACAGTCAGTATACCTGTTACCGCATCGCTGATGTAGCAGTAATTTCTCTCGGTGGAACCGTCTGTCATCAGCACAATGTCTGTTCCCTCGATTATTGCTCTTGCAAACTGCGCAAATACTCTGCCGTCGTTGTAGCCCACACCTGCGCCCATGCTCTGGCAAAGTCTTGCGACCTTTACAGGCACGCCGTATTCGTGGGCGTAAGATGTACACAGTGTCTCCACTATCCTCTTGCCCTCAGAATAACTGCTTCTTACACTCATGGGGTCAATGCTGCCGAAAGTCTTTTCGTCAACACTCTCCATGCTGAGGTCAACTACGCCGTAAACCTCCAGTGATGACAGATATACCATGCCCTCGACCTGCTTAGCCTTTGCCAGCTCCAGCAGATTTTTTGTGCCGTCAAGCGCCGTGAATATAGTCTCCACAGGGGTATCAACAAATGCCTTCGAGCTTGTTATGCTCGCACCGTGAATGATGAAGTCGATGCCGCCATCATAATTATAAGGTGAAGTTACGTCCTGCACCAGAAATTCCAGTGCCGACTTGTCAGCATATTTAAACAGCTTTTCAGCCTTCTCCTTGTTGCGCACAGCCGCGATTACTTTCAGCCCGAGACCTCTCTCAGCATTGGCATTCAGCAGAGTCATTACTACCTGTCCGCCGATAAGACCTGTTGCACCTGTTACAAGTATAGTCTTGCCTTTCAGCTTGTCCCATTCAATAAAATCTGCACCCGAAGCACGCTCAACGTCCTCC from Ruminococcus albus AD2013 includes:
- a CDS encoding efflux RND transporter periplasmic adaptor subunit — translated: MNTLIHIKRIFCRTLPALFCAAAVLMTSGCYLLPDEEEAAIPPAVKASEVSYTTVTAKRKDIEKKIVSTGTVTAERKYDLSYEKQSGVILEFNVRAGDKVKKDDPICEIDTSDLDDQIAEKELYLQKAKLNVDMIWESGGTQAQIDSAYVDVQLIERELNKLRAKKEGSVLRSPIDGVVSQLADVRAGDNVSSGQTVATVIDTSALYIAVKPEDMTKFDIDTKVQIRINENYYDGVVFMNPSALAEYQEEVKASHDKEDKTGISYESDYIYVRFEGDIPPDALGQLADVILVLDRSENTIVISNNLIKKVDGEKVVYVLKDGEKTAVPVEVGLSTGSQSEIISGIEEGDELVLK
- a CDS encoding SGNH/GDSL hydrolase family protein yields the protein MKNKLALILALTICASAFAGCGGASSGESSKAADSSAEVAETADNSGDTIAEETASEKLLAEYPVNDGAYDFKQGATENMLARSLLNRGDTSRLAAKIQRAVDDPKAVTNICYLGDSITAGSGASGSAKQYTNLITAWWEENLSLYVLGTNAGIGATDSYLAVHRAYRDVPPESDIVFIEFINDQDSEFYQATMDSLVRYCLALENQPAVILIEPSTEGGGSPQSAHLKVAETYDLPMISYHDAIIPEIDAGNFAWKDTSNDNVHPNDAGHAVMAQCVLNLFDQVKDGLENESKEVTPFDPAAVESPTGDRFAGATLGSADTPELVEVVDAGTFTESAQFGNFSGGWGSTTGGSAVFKIKCKDLGILYHKNISGTFGKVAVKVDDNAAVIVDGDFPGGWGNYPKAEEIFSSDEAAEHTVKVEFINGDTAPDFEILGWMIS
- a CDS encoding NAD-dependent epimerase/dehydratase family protein translates to MKLSDNRIMQEDVERASGADFIEWDKLKGKTILVTGATGLIGGQVVMTLLNANAERGLGLKVIAAVRNKEKAEKLFKYADKSALEFLVQDVTSPYNYDGGIDFIIHGASITSSKAFVDTPVETIFTALDGTKNLLELAKAKQVEGMVYLSSLEVYGVVDLSMESVDEKTFGSIDPMSVRSSYSEGKRIVETLCTSYAHEYGVPVKVARLCQSMGAGVGYNDGRVFAQFARAIIEGTDIVLMTDGSTERNYCYISDAVTGILTVLLKGDTAQAYNIANKDTLISIRGMAEMLIENYPESGTKLVFNIVEDVTKLGYNPKVKMNLATDKAESLGWKAETGLKEMFDRLIESMKIDR